From the Sphingomonas aliaeris genome, one window contains:
- a CDS encoding XdhC family protein, with product MAVTADALGGTIGGGALEHRVIDQARAILSHPAGAWRVQDYPLGPLLGQCCGGRVRVLVERLATADWIVVAEAGGDIVGELAAGEVRRVAGADGVTPAARGRCRRLGVAMPSRSSGREHHCCCSGRGMSGERLRGLCPACR from the coding sequence ATGGCGGTGACCGCGGATGCGCTGGGCGGGACGATCGGCGGCGGCGCGCTGGAGCACCGTGTGATCGATCAGGCGCGAGCGATCCTGTCGCATCCGGCCGGTGCGTGGCGCGTGCAGGATTATCCGCTGGGGCCGCTGCTGGGGCAATGCTGTGGCGGGCGGGTGCGCGTGCTGGTGGAGCGGTTGGCGACGGCGGACTGGATCGTCGTGGCCGAGGCGGGCGGCGATATCGTCGGCGAACTGGCGGCGGGCGAGGTGCGGCGAGTGGCTGGCGCGGATGGTGTGACGCCGGCGGCGCGGGGGCGTTGCCGGAGATTGGGTGTCGCTATGCCGAGCCGGTCGAGCGGTCGGGAACACCATTGTTGCTGTTCGGGGCGGGGCATGTCGGGCGAGCGATTGCGGGGATTATGCCCGGCCTGCCGCTGA